In one window of Episyrphus balteatus chromosome 3, idEpiBalt1.1, whole genome shotgun sequence DNA:
- the LOC129914290 gene encoding vasotab, which yields MRFAIVTIFVLLIAAVAFAKPAKSTPPNSCTRVCPTNYEPVCAKAKNGNKERLLTFGSDCVMSNYNCDHTDDPYEKKSNGECGNKVSVRLQ from the exons ATGCGTTTTGCAATTGTAACAATATTcg ttcttcttATCGCCGCAGTGGCTTTCGCTAAGCCAGCTAAGAGCACACCACCAAACAGCTGCACTCGAGTATGCCCAACCAACTATGAACCAGTTTGCGCAAAAGCTAAAAACGGAAATAAAGAGCGCTTGTTAACTTTTGGTAGTGACTGCGTCATGAGCAATTACAACTGTGATCATACCGACGACC CTTACgagaagaaatcaaatggcgAATGTGGGAACAAAGTGAGCGTTCGTCTCCAATAG
- the LOC129916065 gene encoding nucleotide exchange factor Sil1: protein MSWLTIGIILYSLTCICYSENDTFTPTKEWQEIKPGQGVPAGLHIRINLETGMKEAKLLDKNNEEDSEIKSSSSLSVTIPEENTDTETNPSDKKKVKLNKILSDALKTLPKGTLGIDFNSEKFEKIKKDYKSYDELKRSLKEMNMNFKSDAEIISELIKDFQNVTKEETKIADVVRILDNFNYLVHQIDNAIWFIEENGLDLVLLPNIVNNTNTALRVQSMRVLGALTQNNPKAQISVYEKNFGSYLSQILISSASTDELSTALYAFGSLLRKFPHAQKNILSRSGIRSLITVLSKDCEIKIKAKALTLISDLIVEKHLAVANAASQDASQYFDLNFEEWLTSNEFCQTVDGAISQKMYDLIDQPDITEYFVQSLDITAHICQRVWSQSAQLRHTLLTIKNRYIHTNEEYRLEVAKLIEQLTRLLFRSPVEIKDEL from the exons ATGAGCTGGCTTACAATAGGaattattttgtatagtttaACTTGTATATGCTATTCAGAAAATGACACATTTACACCGACAAAAGAATGGCAAGAAATAAAACCAG GCCAAGGTGTTCCAGCGGGACTACATATTCGTATAAATCTCGAAACCGGAATGAAAGAAGCCAAacttttagacaaaaataacgAAGAAGATTCAGAAATAAAATCCTCATCCAGCTTGTCTGTGACAATACCAGAAGAGAACACGGATACAGAAACTAACCcatcagacaaaaaaaaagttaaactgaACAAAATACTCTCGGATGCCCTCAAGACTCTGCCCAAGGGTACTTTAGGAATTGACTTCAATTctgaaaaattcgaaaaaattaaaaaagactaCAAAAGCTATGACGAACTCAAACGGTCTTTAAAAGAAATGAACATGAATTTTAAGTCAGATGCAGAAATAATAAGCGAATTAATCAAAGACTTTCAAAATGTAACAAAGGAAGAAACTAAAATAGCAGACGTGGTAAGAATTCTAGACAATTTTAACTATCTTGTGCACCAGATCGATAATGCTATTTGGTTTATCGAGGAAAACGGCTTAGATCTAGTTTTGTTGCCGAATATTGTGAACAACACGAACACAGCACTGAGAGTGCAATCAATGAGAGTATTAGGAGCTCTAACACAGAATAATCCCAAAGCCCAGATCAGTGTTTACGAAAAGAACTTCGGAAGCTATCTCAGCCAAATACTGATCTCGTCTGCAAGCACAGATGAACTCTCTACTGCGTTGTATGCCTTTGGAAGCTTGCTTCGAAAATTTCCACATgctcaaaaaaatattctctctAGATCGGGCATACGGTCTTTAATAACAGTTCTAAGCAAGGATtgcgaaataaaaattaaagccaAGGCGCTCACACTCATCTCAGATCTGATTGTGGAAAAACACTTGGCAGTGGCCAATGCAGCCTCACAAGATGCTTCTCAgtattttgatttgaatttcGAAGAATGGCTGACTTCGAATGAGTTCTGCCAAACAGTGGATGGAGCTATATCTCAAAAAATGTACGACCTGATTGACCAACCCGATATAACTGAATACTTTGTTCAATCACTTGATATCACGGCACACATATGTCAAAGAGTTTGGTCACAAAGTGCTCAGTTGAGACACACTTTGCTCACAATTAAAAACCGTTACATTCATACAAATGAGGAGTATCGTTTAGAGGTGGCAAAATTGATAGAGCAATTGACAAGATTGCTCTTTAGATCACCAGTTGAAATTAAGGATGAACTTTAG
- the LOC129914288 gene encoding iron-sulfur cluster assembly scaffold protein IscU, with amino-acid sequence MSLTRASRILQSQIKRVQSVPAAFYHENVVEHYENPRNVGSMDKKDKNVGTGLVGAPACGDVMKLQIKVDENGKIIDAKFKTFGCGSAIASSSLATEWVKGKTIDEAGKLKNTDIAKELRLPPVKLHCSMLAEDAIKAALADYKVKQQGSDAQ; translated from the exons atgtctcTTACACGAGCATCTCGAATTTTGCAAAGCCAAATTAAGCGAGTACAATCTGTGCCAGCTGCATTTTATCatgaaaat GTAGTTGAACACTATGAAAATCCTCGTAATGTTGGCTCTATggacaaaaaagacaaaaacgtCGGCACTGGACTTGTGGGTGCTCCGGCTTGTGGCGATGTAatgaaattacaaattaaaGTCGATGAGAATGGTAAAATAATCGATGCCAAGTTCAAAACTTTTGGCTGTGGGTCGGCCATTGCCTCAAGCTCATTGGCCACCGAATGGGTCAAGGGCAAGACAATCGATGAGGCTGGCAAGCTCAAGAATACGGACATTGCAAAGGAATTACGTCTTCCCCCTGTAAAATTGCATTGCTCTATGTTGGCTGAAGACGCAATCAAGGCTGCTTTGGCTGACTACAAAGTAAAGCAGCAGGGAAGTGATGCGCAATAA